A DNA window from Seriola aureovittata isolate HTS-2021-v1 ecotype China chromosome 8, ASM2101889v1, whole genome shotgun sequence contains the following coding sequences:
- the kcnk4a gene encoding potassium channel subfamily K member 4 isoform X2, with amino-acid sequence MRYTTLLALLTGVMLYLVMGALVFRTLEFPKESSAFEDLLKAKQNFLGNNSCVTELDFHNLLKEVVSAVDAGLDVSSLPANFTSRWDLASAFFFCGTIITTIGFGNLSPRTWYGQLFCVCYALVGIPMFGILLAGVGDHMGTVLRRAVAKIETLFLKRKVRPTTVRVISAVLSILIGCLIFLAVPTVVFQKMEEWSFLESLYFVVITLTTVGFGDFVPVGGPESGSFLKPLVWLWIVFGLAYFASILTMIGNWLRVLSKRTRAEMEELRAHATDWTQNIQNMSMDFRIPNPLEFNDPFLLQRRRWKRSERRRIRRGAQYTLGHWVRGGSENGHLPNRWPGLSSSMSQLEAHSSLERAEVAKPRPRVSVAGPGLRVNPDVSLQVEGRSFPHLLARSFSLPVARSTLELDSAGAAMQGESFSGSESPYDSRSEGSSVSSSFMALHQFQHYCAISTMERGGTRAADMGTAQEKDKLIPAEKYGSVATNNHKHTPAPGFCTDTSPPAPLFPPSFPPILLPSPPLNTASSASCQLLDFFGENLAYIDESSDTLSDRAQPAASEEKRRRPRKPKRRSMRRQLSHRWSPLRVRRLNSDIQPPSNPPTPPPDSSLSDLPQPEKQTNSAPAL; translated from the exons GAAGTGGTGTCTGCGGTGGACGCAGGCCTGGATGTGAGCAGCCTCCCTGCCAACTTCACCAGCCGCTGGGACCTGGcctctgccttcttcttctgtggtacCATCATTACCACCATAG gctTTGGGAACCTGTCTCCTCGGACATGGTATGGCCAGCTGTTCTGCGTGTGCTACGCCCTGGTGGGCATCCCCATGTTTGGCATACTGCTAGCTGGAGTGGGTGACCACATGGGCACAGTGCTTCGGAGAGCTGTGGCCAAGATTGAGACCCTCTTCCTG AAACGTAAGGTCAGGCCAACCACTGTGCGTGTGATTTCAGCGGTTCTCTCCATCCTGATTGGTTGTCTTATCTTCCTTGCCGTGCCGACAGTCGTGTTTCAGAAAATGGAGGAGTGGTCGTTTCTGGAGTCACTCTACTTTGTGGTCATCACTCTCACCACTGTTGGCTTTGGAGACTTCGTACCAG TTGGTGGTCCTGAGAGTGGCTCGTTCCTCAAGCCTCTGGTGTGGTTGTGGATAGTGTTTGGTCTTGCCTACTTTGCCTCCATCCTTACCATGATAGGCAACTGGCTGAGGGTGCTGTCTAAGAGGACCCGTGCTGAG ATGGAGGAGTTGAGGGCCCACGCCACAGACTGGACCCAGAACATCCAGAACATGTCCATGGATTTCCGGATCCCAAACCCTCTGGAGTTCAACGACCCTTTCCTCCTGCAGCGCCGGCGCTGGAAACGCAGTGAGCGCCGTCGCATCCGTCGGGGTGCCCAGTATACTTTGGGACACTGGGTTCGAGGGGGATCTGAGAATGGACACCTGCCGAACCGCTGGCCCGGTCTCTCCAGCTCCATGAGCCAGCTGGAGGCCCATTCGTCTCTCGAGAGGGCGGAGGTGGCTAAGCCCAGGCCACGGGTCAGCGTTGCTGGGCCCGGATTGAGGGTTAACCCTGATGTGAGTCTGCAGGTGGAGGGCAGGTCCTTTCCTCACCTGCTGGCCCGCTCATTCTCCCTCCCTGTGGCCCGCTCCACCTTGGAGCTGGACTCGGCAGGTGCAGCCATGCAGGGAGAATCTTTCTCTGGATCCGAGTCTCCTTATGACTCCAGATCAGAGGGCTCCTCGGTCTCCTCGTCCTTCATGGCGCTGCACCAGTTCCAGCACTACTGTGCcatcagcaccatggagagaggaggaacgAGAGCCGCAGACATGGGCACAGCAcaagagaaagacaaactgaTTCCAGCAGAGAAATATGGATCTGTAGCAACCAATAACCACAAACATACACCTGCCCCTGGCTTTTGCACAGACACCTCCCCTCCTGCCCcacttttccctccttccttccccccaatcctccttccctcccctcccctcaacACTGCCTCCTCAGCCAGCTGCCAGCTGCTGGATTTCTTCGGGGAGAACCTGGCGTACATCGACGAGTCCTCAGACACGCTGAGTGACCGTGCCCAGCCAGCAGCGAGCGAGGAGAAGAGGAGACGGCCACGAAAGCCCAAGAGGAGGAGCATGAGGAGGCAGCTGTCACACAGGTGGAGCCCTCTGCGGGTGAGGAGGCTCAACAGTGACATACAGCCACCATCCAATCCCCCTACACCACCTCCAGACTCTTCTCTTTCAGACCTACCCCAACCAGAGAAGCAGACAAATTCAGCTCCTGCACTCTGA
- the kcnk4a gene encoding potassium channel subfamily K member 4 isoform X1, whose protein sequence is MRYTTLLALLTGVMLYLVMGALVFRTLEFPKESSAFEDLLKAKQNFLGNNSCVTELDFHNLLKEVVSAVDAGLDVSSLPANFTSRWDLASAFFFCGTIITTIGFGNLSPRTWYGQLFCVCYALVGIPMFGILLAGVGDHMGTVLRRAVAKIETLFLVRMKRKVRPTTVRVISAVLSILIGCLIFLAVPTVVFQKMEEWSFLESLYFVVITLTTVGFGDFVPVGGPESGSFLKPLVWLWIVFGLAYFASILTMIGNWLRVLSKRTRAEMEELRAHATDWTQNIQNMSMDFRIPNPLEFNDPFLLQRRRWKRSERRRIRRGAQYTLGHWVRGGSENGHLPNRWPGLSSSMSQLEAHSSLERAEVAKPRPRVSVAGPGLRVNPDVSLQVEGRSFPHLLARSFSLPVARSTLELDSAGAAMQGESFSGSESPYDSRSEGSSVSSSFMALHQFQHYCAISTMERGGTRAADMGTAQEKDKLIPAEKYGSVATNNHKHTPAPGFCTDTSPPAPLFPPSFPPILLPSPPLNTASSASCQLLDFFGENLAYIDESSDTLSDRAQPAASEEKRRRPRKPKRRSMRRQLSHRWSPLRVRRLNSDIQPPSNPPTPPPDSSLSDLPQPEKQTNSAPAL, encoded by the exons GAAGTGGTGTCTGCGGTGGACGCAGGCCTGGATGTGAGCAGCCTCCCTGCCAACTTCACCAGCCGCTGGGACCTGGcctctgccttcttcttctgtggtacCATCATTACCACCATAG gctTTGGGAACCTGTCTCCTCGGACATGGTATGGCCAGCTGTTCTGCGTGTGCTACGCCCTGGTGGGCATCCCCATGTTTGGCATACTGCTAGCTGGAGTGGGTGACCACATGGGCACAGTGCTTCGGAGAGCTGTGGCCAAGATTGAGACCCTCTTCCTGGTGAGAATG AAACGTAAGGTCAGGCCAACCACTGTGCGTGTGATTTCAGCGGTTCTCTCCATCCTGATTGGTTGTCTTATCTTCCTTGCCGTGCCGACAGTCGTGTTTCAGAAAATGGAGGAGTGGTCGTTTCTGGAGTCACTCTACTTTGTGGTCATCACTCTCACCACTGTTGGCTTTGGAGACTTCGTACCAG TTGGTGGTCCTGAGAGTGGCTCGTTCCTCAAGCCTCTGGTGTGGTTGTGGATAGTGTTTGGTCTTGCCTACTTTGCCTCCATCCTTACCATGATAGGCAACTGGCTGAGGGTGCTGTCTAAGAGGACCCGTGCTGAG ATGGAGGAGTTGAGGGCCCACGCCACAGACTGGACCCAGAACATCCAGAACATGTCCATGGATTTCCGGATCCCAAACCCTCTGGAGTTCAACGACCCTTTCCTCCTGCAGCGCCGGCGCTGGAAACGCAGTGAGCGCCGTCGCATCCGTCGGGGTGCCCAGTATACTTTGGGACACTGGGTTCGAGGGGGATCTGAGAATGGACACCTGCCGAACCGCTGGCCCGGTCTCTCCAGCTCCATGAGCCAGCTGGAGGCCCATTCGTCTCTCGAGAGGGCGGAGGTGGCTAAGCCCAGGCCACGGGTCAGCGTTGCTGGGCCCGGATTGAGGGTTAACCCTGATGTGAGTCTGCAGGTGGAGGGCAGGTCCTTTCCTCACCTGCTGGCCCGCTCATTCTCCCTCCCTGTGGCCCGCTCCACCTTGGAGCTGGACTCGGCAGGTGCAGCCATGCAGGGAGAATCTTTCTCTGGATCCGAGTCTCCTTATGACTCCAGATCAGAGGGCTCCTCGGTCTCCTCGTCCTTCATGGCGCTGCACCAGTTCCAGCACTACTGTGCcatcagcaccatggagagaggaggaacgAGAGCCGCAGACATGGGCACAGCAcaagagaaagacaaactgaTTCCAGCAGAGAAATATGGATCTGTAGCAACCAATAACCACAAACATACACCTGCCCCTGGCTTTTGCACAGACACCTCCCCTCCTGCCCcacttttccctccttccttccccccaatcctccttccctcccctcccctcaacACTGCCTCCTCAGCCAGCTGCCAGCTGCTGGATTTCTTCGGGGAGAACCTGGCGTACATCGACGAGTCCTCAGACACGCTGAGTGACCGTGCCCAGCCAGCAGCGAGCGAGGAGAAGAGGAGACGGCCACGAAAGCCCAAGAGGAGGAGCATGAGGAGGCAGCTGTCACACAGGTGGAGCCCTCTGCGGGTGAGGAGGCTCAACAGTGACATACAGCCACCATCCAATCCCCCTACACCACCTCCAGACTCTTCTCTTTCAGACCTACCCCAACCAGAGAAGCAGACAAATTCAGCTCCTGCACTCTGA
- the tgfb5 gene encoding transforming growth factor beta-2 proprotein has product MWLPRLALLLLLRFSGVLLVEGLNTCQSINLDAQKSRRIEAVRGQILSKLRIRSPPEEEEAPPPAPVPPEVMLLYNSTRELLKERARLTESACERESSEEDYYAKEVQRIDMLPPRTDTNAVQPVAPSPHYRVVHFDVSGVDLTNSTLVKAEFRIFRAPNPQARASEQRVEIYQLLKPDEESTSTQRYIDSRTVQPRAKGSWISVDVTETVKDWVSDPENNLGLKLGVHCPCCTFVPSTNNIVPNKSEELEALFAGVDDEQLRRIRKPGQVKGQADFSTKTPHLILTLLPSDRVDNPAKKNRKKRAAATDTTTCSRGSDQGCCLRSLYIDFRRDLNWKWIHEPKGYKANFCAGNCPYIWSANNHYNMILPLYNKLNPEASASPCCVPQDLEPLTIMYFIGRTPRVEQLSNMVVKSCKCR; this is encoded by the exons ATGTGGCTCCCCCGCCtcgcgctgctgctgctgctccggTTCTCCGgtgtgctgctggtggagggGCTCAACACGTGCCAGTCCATCAACCTGGACGCACAGAAGTCCCGGCGCATCGAGGCGGTCCGCGGACAGATCCTCAGTAAACTCCGGATCCGCAGCCCGCCGGAAGAAGAGGAGGCCCCACCGCCTGCCCCGGTGCCCCCGGAGGTCATGCTGCTGTACAACAGCACGCGGGAGCTGCTGAAGGAGCGCGCGCGTCTGACCGAGTCCGCGTGCGAGCGCGAGAGCAGCGAGGAGGACTATTATGCCAAAGAAGTGCAGAGGATTGACATGCTGCCCCCGCGCACCGACACAA ATGCAGTGCAGCCAGTAGCACCCAGCCCCCACTACAGAGTGGTCCACTTTGACGTCAGTGGAGTCGACCTGACCAACAGCACCCTGGTCAAGGCTGAGTTCAGGATCTTCAGAGCTCCCAACCCGCAGGCCCGGGCCTCAGAGCAGAGAGTGGAGATCTATCAG cTGCTGAAGCCAGATGAAGAGAGCACCTCCACTCAGCGTTACATTGACTCCCGCACCGTGCAGCCGAGGGCGAAGGGGTCCTGGATCTCTGTGGATGTCACGGAAACTGTTAAGGACTGGGTGTCAGATCCAG AGAATAATCTCGGACTGAAGCTGGGCGTCCACTGTCCCTGCTGCACCTTCGTCCCATCCACCAACAACATCGTTCCCAACAAGAGTGAGGAACTGGAGGCCCTGTTTGCAG GTGTGGATGACGAGCAGCTTCGTCGGATAAGAAAACCCGGTCAGGTTAAAGGCCAGGCGGATTTCAGCACCAAGACGCCACACCTCATCCTCACCCTGCTGCCCAGCGACAGAGTTGACAACCCGGCCAAGAAGAACCGCAAGAAGAGGGCAGCCGCCACAGACACCACAACCTGCTCCCG tggCTCAGACCAGGGCTGCTGCCTGCGCTCGCTCTACATCGACTTCAGGCGTGACCTCAACTGGAAGTGGATCCATGAGCCCAAAGGCTACAAAGCCAACTTCTGTGCTGGCAACTGTCCTTACATCTGGAGTGCCAACAACCACTACAACATG ATCCTGCCCCTGTACAACAAGCTGAACCCTGAAGCCTCCGCCTCGCCCTGCTGCGTTCCTCAGGACCTGGAGCCCCTCACCATCATGTACTTCATCGGCCGCACACCACGCGTTGAGCAACTCTCCAACATGGTCGTCAAATCCTGCAAGTGCCGCTGA